The Rhodococcus sp. X156 genome window below encodes:
- a CDS encoding GMC family oxidoreductase: MGTAQQLQGQTSAAEPDYDVLVIGSGFGGSVAALRLTEKGYRVGVLEAGRRFADDELPKTSWNLRRYLWAPQLRCFGLQRIHLLPDVLVMAGAGVGGGSLNYANTLYQPPPAFFQDPQWAHITDWQDELNPYYEQARRMLGVRPNPLSTPADAVMREVAEEMGVGHTFTTTPVGVFFGTEENTPGGTTVPDPFFGGAGPERTSCTECGGCMTGCRYGSKNTLVKNYLYLAEQAGATVHPLSTVTSLRPRTDGGYEVAVQRTGTVRRRHQRTITAGQVVVAAGTYGTQRLLGSMQAEGNLPSISPRLGSTVRTNSEAVLAATARTRAVDYSRGIAITSSFHPDERTHIEPVRYGKGSNAIGLLQTVLADGGGRAPRPLKTLGVAVRHPIAFVRNLSVYHWSERTVIALVMQTGDNSIELTTKRGLFGRRKLTSRPGPGEPPPRWIPQGHEAVRRAADKINGHAGGSIGDVFNIPMTAHFLGGCAIADSPEGGVVDAYHRVFGHPGLHVSDGSTVSANLGVNPSLTITAQAERAFALWPNKGTADVRPELGAAYRRCDPVPPARPVVPADAPGALRLPLTVLGASARAHTA, from the coding sequence GTGGGTACCGCACAGCAACTTCAGGGACAGACCAGCGCCGCCGAGCCCGACTACGACGTGCTGGTGATCGGATCAGGCTTCGGTGGCTCGGTGGCCGCGCTCCGGCTCACCGAGAAGGGCTACCGGGTCGGCGTGCTCGAGGCGGGCCGTCGCTTCGCCGACGACGAGCTGCCGAAGACCAGCTGGAACTTGCGCCGCTACCTGTGGGCGCCGCAGCTGCGCTGCTTCGGCCTGCAGCGCATCCACCTGCTGCCCGACGTGCTGGTGATGGCCGGCGCCGGCGTGGGCGGCGGCTCGCTGAACTACGCCAACACCCTCTACCAGCCGCCCCCGGCGTTCTTCCAGGACCCGCAGTGGGCGCACATCACCGACTGGCAGGACGAGCTCAACCCCTACTACGAGCAGGCCCGGCGGATGCTCGGCGTGCGCCCCAACCCGCTGTCCACCCCCGCCGACGCGGTGATGCGCGAGGTGGCCGAGGAGATGGGTGTGGGCCACACCTTCACCACCACGCCGGTGGGTGTCTTCTTCGGCACCGAGGAGAACACCCCGGGCGGCACCACGGTCCCCGACCCGTTCTTCGGCGGCGCCGGCCCGGAGCGGACCAGCTGCACCGAGTGCGGTGGCTGCATGACCGGCTGCCGCTACGGCTCCAAGAACACCCTGGTGAAGAACTACCTGTACCTGGCCGAGCAGGCCGGCGCCACGGTGCACCCGCTCAGCACCGTGACCTCGCTGCGCCCGCGCACCGACGGCGGCTACGAGGTGGCTGTGCAGCGCACCGGCACCGTGCGTCGCCGGCACCAGCGCACCATCACCGCCGGGCAGGTGGTGGTGGCGGCCGGCACGTACGGCACGCAGCGGCTGCTGGGCTCCATGCAGGCCGAGGGCAACCTTCCCAGCATCTCCCCGCGACTGGGCTCCACGGTGCGCACCAACTCCGAGGCGGTGCTCGCCGCCACCGCCCGCACCCGCGCCGTCGACTACAGCCGCGGCATCGCCATCACCTCGTCGTTCCACCCGGACGAGCGCACCCACATCGAGCCGGTGCGCTACGGCAAGGGCTCCAACGCCATCGGGCTGCTGCAGACCGTGCTGGCCGACGGCGGCGGCCGGGCTCCTCGGCCGCTGAAGACCCTCGGCGTTGCGGTGCGCCACCCCATCGCGTTCGTGCGCAACCTGTCCGTCTACCACTGGTCGGAGCGCACGGTGATCGCGCTGGTGATGCAGACCGGGGACAACTCCATCGAGCTGACCACCAAGCGCGGCCTCTTCGGCCGGCGCAAGCTCACCAGCCGCCCCGGCCCCGGCGAGCCGCCGCCGCGCTGGATCCCGCAGGGTCACGAGGCCGTGCGCCGGGCTGCGGACAAGATCAACGGCCACGCCGGTGGCTCCATCGGCGACGTGTTCAACATCCCGATGACGGCGCACTTCCTGGGCGGCTGCGCCATCGCCGACTCCCCCGAGGGTGGCGTGGTCGACGCCTACCACCGGGTGTTCGGCCACCCCGGCCTGCACGTGTCCGACGGCTCCACGGTGAGCGCCAACCTGGGCGTCAACCCCTCGCTGACCATCACCGCACAGGCTGAGCGGGCCTTCGCGCTGTGGCCGAACAAGGGCACCGCCGACGTCCGCCCCGAGCTGGGCGCGGCCTACCGGCGCTGCGACCCGGTGCCCCCGGCCCGCCCCGTGGTGCCCGCGGACGCACCGGGCGCGCTGCGGCTCCCCCTCACCGTGCTCGGCGCCTCAGCGCGCGCCCACACCGCCTAG
- a CDS encoding zinc ribbon domain-containing protein has protein sequence MVAYQYRCAEHGVCEVQRPMGSAPAQWPCPECGGDTARVFAAPHLGLADRGRLAAIDATRRSADEPAVVTSVPGSGARRRTPTASDNPVLRRLPKP, from the coding sequence GTGGTCGCATACCAGTACCGGTGCGCCGAGCACGGCGTGTGCGAGGTCCAGCGGCCGATGGGCAGCGCCCCCGCCCAGTGGCCGTGCCCGGAGTGCGGGGGCGACACCGCTCGCGTGTTCGCTGCCCCGCACCTGGGCCTGGCCGACCGGGGCCGCCTCGCCGCCATCGACGCCACCCGGCGCTCGGCCGACGAGCCGGCCGTGGTCACGTCCGTGCCCGGCAGCGGCGCCCGCCGGCGCACCCCGACAGCCTCCGACAACCCCGTCCTGCGGAGGCTGCCCAAACCCTGA
- the fmdA gene encoding formamidase: MPELVFPLDSSKPFTDQQIVGHNRWHPDIPAAVQVKPGDTFRVHCREWFDGAIGNNDSADDVRDCPLSQVHRLSGPFAVEGAAPGDLLVVDIVDLGPIPQEDSGPLAGQGWGYTGIFARDNGGGFLTDQFPDAYKTVWDFQGQRTTSRHVPEVSFTGITHPGLMGTAPSHELLNRWNTREGALIATDPDRVPALALPPLATDAILGSLSGADFDRVAAEGARTAPPRENGGNQDIKNFSRGTRVFYPVFVDGAHLSVGDLHFSQGDGEITFCGAIEMGGFIDLHVDLIKGGMDTYGVHENAIFLPGNVEPQFSEWLAFSGTSVTLDGEQRYLDSHLSYQRACLHAIDYLTKFGYTPEQGYMILGAAPIEGRLSGVVDIPNSCSTVYLPTALFDFDVRPSVGGPHQVTQGTPVPRSSF; this comes from the coding sequence ATGCCCGAGCTCGTCTTCCCGCTGGACAGCAGCAAGCCGTTCACCGACCAGCAGATCGTCGGTCACAACCGCTGGCACCCGGACATCCCGGCCGCGGTGCAGGTCAAGCCCGGCGACACCTTCCGGGTGCACTGCCGGGAGTGGTTCGACGGGGCGATCGGCAACAACGACTCCGCCGACGACGTCCGGGACTGCCCGCTGTCCCAGGTGCACCGGCTCAGCGGCCCGTTCGCGGTGGAGGGTGCGGCACCCGGTGACCTGCTGGTGGTGGACATCGTGGACCTCGGGCCGATCCCGCAGGAGGACTCCGGCCCGCTGGCCGGGCAGGGGTGGGGCTACACCGGCATCTTCGCCAGGGACAACGGCGGCGGGTTCCTCACCGACCAGTTCCCGGACGCCTACAAGACGGTGTGGGACTTCCAGGGCCAGCGGACCACCTCGCGGCACGTGCCGGAGGTGTCCTTCACCGGCATCACCCACCCGGGGCTGATGGGCACCGCACCCTCGCACGAGCTGCTCAACCGGTGGAACACCCGCGAGGGAGCCCTCATCGCCACCGACCCGGACCGGGTCCCCGCCCTGGCGCTGCCCCCGCTGGCCACCGACGCCATCCTCGGCTCGCTCTCCGGGGCCGACTTCGACCGGGTGGCCGCGGAGGGGGCGCGCACCGCGCCGCCGCGGGAGAACGGCGGCAACCAGGACATCAAGAACTTCAGCCGGGGAACGCGGGTGTTCTACCCGGTGTTCGTGGACGGGGCGCACCTGTCGGTGGGCGACCTGCACTTCTCCCAGGGCGACGGCGAGATCACTTTCTGCGGGGCCATCGAGATGGGCGGGTTCATCGACCTGCACGTGGACCTGATCAAGGGCGGCATGGACACCTACGGGGTGCACGAGAACGCGATCTTCCTCCCGGGCAACGTGGAGCCGCAGTTCAGCGAGTGGCTGGCGTTCTCCGGCACGTCGGTGACCCTGGACGGGGAGCAGCGCTACCTCGACTCGCACCTGTCCTACCAGCGGGCGTGCCTGCACGCGATCGACTACCTGACGAAGTTCGGCTACACCCCGGAGCAGGGCTACATGATCCTCGGCGCCGCGCCGATCGAGGGCCGGCTGTCCGGGGTGGTGGACATCCCCAACTCCTGCTCCACGGTGTACCTGCCCACGGCGCTGTTCGACTTCGACGTGCGCCCGTCGGTGGGTGGCCCGCACCAGGTGACCCAGGGGACGCCGGTGCCGCGGTCGAGCTTCTAG
- a CDS encoding LUD domain-containing protein yields the protein MTPREEVLARIRTALADRPVPPPVPRDYHHRGDQPPGSPEAVALLAARVDDYRAQVHRVDLAEQVPATLARLLAGHRAVVVPPDLPAEWAQVCPGVVRDTGLSPQQLDEVDAVVTGCAVAIAVTGTLVLDAGAAQGRRALTLVPDHHVCVVRAEQVVASVPEALARLDPTRPLTFISGPSATSDIELQRVEGVHGPRTLDVVIVG from the coding sequence GTGACCCCCCGCGAGGAGGTGCTGGCCCGCATTCGCACCGCCCTGGCCGACCGGCCGGTGCCGCCGCCGGTGCCCCGCGACTACCACCACCGCGGCGACCAGCCGCCCGGCAGCCCAGAGGCGGTGGCGCTGCTGGCTGCGCGGGTGGACGACTACCGCGCCCAGGTGCACCGGGTGGACCTGGCCGAGCAGGTGCCCGCCACGCTGGCGAGGCTGCTGGCCGGGCACCGCGCGGTGGTGGTGCCGCCGGACCTTCCCGCGGAGTGGGCGCAGGTGTGCCCGGGCGTGGTGCGCGACACCGGGCTGTCCCCGCAGCAACTCGACGAGGTGGACGCCGTGGTCACCGGGTGCGCGGTGGCCATCGCCGTCACCGGCACGCTGGTGCTGGACGCCGGAGCGGCGCAGGGACGGCGCGCGCTCACCCTGGTGCCCGACCACCACGTGTGCGTGGTGCGGGCCGAGCAGGTGGTGGCGAGCGTGCCGGAGGCGCTGGCGCGGCTGGACCCCACCCGTCCGCTCACCTTCATCAGCGGGCCCAGCGCCACCAGTGACATCGAGCTGCAGCGGGTGGAGGGCGTGCACGGCCCGCGCACCCTGGACGTGGTGATCGTCGGCTGA